In Arsenicicoccus dermatophilus, a genomic segment contains:
- a CDS encoding nitroreductase family protein, producing MEHEELVRGRRMLRRFDPGRPVDEATITRALQAATRAPSAGWSQGWDFVVLRRPGDVARYWEATRRPGPPDTWARGVMTAPCLVIVCSDPERYLDRYAEPDKGWTDRDLARWPVPWWDVDAGMAALLALLSVHDAGLGGLLCGIPADRQDAVRRAFGIPAQRRLVGLLALGHPPTDGSRGVRGSRRRGRRPLAEVAHDGCFGRPWAAGVASGA from the coding sequence ATGGAGCACGAGGAGCTGGTCCGGGGACGCCGGATGCTGCGCCGCTTCGACCCCGGCCGGCCGGTCGACGAGGCGACGATCACCCGGGCGCTGCAGGCGGCGACCCGCGCCCCCAGCGCCGGGTGGTCCCAGGGGTGGGACTTCGTGGTGCTGCGTCGGCCCGGGGACGTCGCGCGCTACTGGGAGGCGACCCGGCGGCCGGGACCGCCCGACACCTGGGCCCGCGGGGTGATGACCGCGCCCTGCCTGGTGATCGTGTGCAGCGACCCCGAGCGCTACCTCGACCGCTACGCCGAGCCGGACAAGGGCTGGACCGACCGGGACCTCGCCCGGTGGCCGGTCCCCTGGTGGGACGTCGATGCCGGTATGGCGGCGTTGCTCGCGCTGCTGTCCGTGCACGACGCCGGCCTGGGCGGGCTGCTGTGCGGCATCCCGGCCGATCGGCAGGACGCGGTGCGCCGGGCCTTCGGCATCCCTGCGCAGCGCCGTCTGGTCGGCCTCCTCGCGCTGGGTCACCCGCCCACCGACGGGTCCCGGGGCGTCCGAGGGAGCCGCCGTCGTGGCCGGCGGCCGCTGGCCGAGGTGGCTCACGACGGATGCTTCGGACGGCCCTGGGCGGCGGGGGTCGCGTCCGGTGCCTAG
- the ptsP gene encoding phosphoenolpyruvate--protein phosphotransferase produces MSDATHRQLHGIGVSVGTAAGPAVQVRPAPTAPTDEQPTTDAAATGAHVRETMEQVATGLEARAAKADPKARTILEATIMMSRDPGLISGIDKHLAAGKGPATAVTAAVEEFCQMFESLGGYMAERVTDLRDVRDRTVARLLGEPEPGVPEFDEPSVLVATDLAPAETATLDVRKVLGIVTSAGGATSHTAILAAQLGIPAVVQCPGALDIPAGTLVALDGGVGEVIVSPTDTEREQLAERSRRRAAALSNVSGVGVTKDGTKVALLANIGTPENAVKAAAIDCEGVGLFRTEFLFLERETAPTLEEQTRTYTDVLEAFGDRRVVVRTLDAGADKPLAFADLGEEENPALGVRGLRLQQVRKDLLDTQLQALAAAYRATGADVRVMAPMVGTREEAEWFAQQVKAVGLPKAGTMIEVPGAALRAKDILEVCDFASLGTNDLSQYTMAADRMQGSLAHLLSAWQPPLLDLIALSCEGGRATGKPIGVCGEAGGDPLLALVLVGLGVSSLSMAPPKLPAVRTALSLHELGVCQRMATAALAARTATQARQAVLDLADPIMLDLL; encoded by the coding sequence ATGTCTGACGCCACCCACCGCCAGCTCCACGGCATCGGGGTGAGCGTGGGCACCGCGGCCGGACCTGCCGTGCAGGTCCGGCCCGCGCCCACCGCCCCGACCGACGAGCAGCCCACCACCGACGCGGCCGCCACCGGCGCGCACGTCCGCGAGACGATGGAGCAGGTCGCCACCGGTCTGGAGGCCCGTGCCGCCAAGGCCGACCCCAAGGCCCGCACCATCCTCGAGGCCACGATCATGATGTCCCGCGACCCAGGGCTGATCAGCGGCATCGACAAGCACCTCGCCGCCGGCAAGGGCCCGGCCACCGCGGTCACCGCGGCGGTCGAGGAGTTCTGCCAGATGTTCGAGTCCCTCGGCGGCTACATGGCCGAGCGCGTCACCGACCTGCGGGACGTGCGCGACCGCACCGTGGCCCGTCTGCTCGGCGAGCCGGAGCCCGGCGTGCCCGAGTTCGACGAGCCCAGCGTGCTCGTCGCGACGGACCTCGCCCCCGCCGAGACGGCGACGCTGGACGTGCGGAAGGTCCTCGGCATCGTGACCTCCGCCGGCGGCGCGACCAGCCACACCGCCATCCTCGCCGCGCAGCTCGGGATCCCGGCCGTCGTGCAGTGCCCCGGCGCCCTCGACATCCCCGCCGGCACCCTCGTCGCCCTCGACGGGGGCGTGGGCGAGGTCATCGTCAGCCCCACCGACACCGAGCGCGAGCAGCTGGCCGAGCGGTCCCGCCGCCGCGCCGCCGCCCTGTCCAACGTCTCCGGCGTGGGCGTCACCAAGGACGGCACCAAGGTCGCGCTCCTGGCCAACATCGGCACCCCCGAGAACGCCGTCAAGGCCGCCGCGATCGACTGCGAGGGCGTCGGGCTGTTCCGCACGGAGTTCCTCTTCCTGGAGCGGGAGACCGCGCCGACGCTGGAGGAGCAGACCCGGACGTACACCGACGTCCTCGAGGCCTTCGGCGACCGTCGCGTGGTCGTCCGCACCCTGGACGCGGGCGCGGACAAGCCGCTCGCCTTCGCCGACCTCGGCGAGGAGGAGAACCCCGCCCTCGGCGTGCGTGGCCTGCGGCTGCAGCAGGTGCGCAAGGACCTGCTCGACACCCAGCTGCAGGCGCTCGCCGCGGCCTACCGGGCCACGGGCGCGGACGTGCGCGTGATGGCCCCCATGGTGGGCACCCGGGAGGAGGCCGAGTGGTTCGCCCAGCAGGTCAAGGCCGTCGGCCTGCCCAAGGCCGGCACCATGATCGAGGTGCCTGGTGCGGCGCTGCGCGCCAAGGACATCCTCGAGGTCTGCGACTTCGCCTCGCTCGGCACCAACGACCTGTCGCAGTACACCATGGCCGCCGACCGCATGCAGGGCTCCCTGGCGCACCTGCTCTCGGCCTGGCAGCCGCCGCTGCTCGACCTCATCGCCCTCTCCTGCGAGGGCGGCCGGGCGACCGGCAAGCCGATCGGTGTGTGCGGCGAGGCCGGAGGTGATCCGCTGCTGGCGCTCGTCCTCGTCGGCCTGGGCGTCTCGTCCCTGTCGATGGCGCCGCCCAAGCTCCCCGCGGTGCGCACCGCGCTCAGCCTGCACGAGCTGGGGGTCTGCCAGCGGATGGCGACCGCGGCCCTGGCGGCCAGGACCGCCACCCAGGCGCGGCAGGCCGTGCTGGACCTGGCCGACCCGATCATGCTCGACCTGCTCTGA
- a CDS encoding DeoR/GlpR family DNA-binding transcription regulator yields the protein MHQHERHQLIVERARSQSRVEVAGLADELDVTPETIRRDLTVLERHGLVRRVHGGAIAVEKLAFEPTTQMRAEQRTAEKSAIAQRARELVPESGVVLLDAGTSTLALAHLLPTGGELTVVTSSLSIAQALSSREDVALYLLGGRVRAKTLAAVGAWAVDALRDVHVDVAFIGTNGLTIDEGLTTPDPSEAAVKRAMIGVAQRVVVLADHTKVGVAHFSRFGRLGDIDTFITDGGLDPDTAAEISAHGPEVVRT from the coding sequence GTGCACCAGCACGAGCGACACCAGCTCATCGTGGAGCGGGCCCGGTCCCAGTCGCGGGTCGAGGTGGCCGGGCTGGCGGACGAGCTCGACGTGACCCCGGAGACGATCCGACGCGATCTCACCGTCCTCGAGCGGCACGGCCTCGTGCGCCGGGTCCACGGCGGGGCCATCGCCGTCGAGAAGCTCGCCTTCGAGCCCACGACCCAGATGCGGGCCGAGCAGCGGACCGCGGAGAAGTCCGCGATCGCCCAGCGGGCCCGCGAGCTGGTCCCCGAGAGCGGGGTCGTGCTGCTGGACGCCGGCACCTCCACCCTGGCCCTGGCGCACCTGCTCCCCACCGGCGGCGAGCTGACCGTGGTCACCAGCTCCTTGTCCATCGCCCAGGCCCTCAGCAGCCGTGAGGACGTGGCGCTCTACCTGCTCGGCGGACGGGTCCGGGCCAAGACGCTGGCCGCGGTGGGCGCCTGGGCCGTGGACGCACTGCGGGACGTGCACGTGGACGTCGCCTTCATCGGCACCAACGGCCTGACCATCGACGAGGGCCTGACCACCCCGGATCCCTCCGAGGCCGCGGTCAAGCGCGCCATGATCGGCGTCGCCCAGCGGGTCGTCGTGCTCGCCGACCACACCAAGGTCGGCGTCGCCCACTTCTCCCGCTTCGGCCGGCTCGGCGACATCGACACCTTCATCACCGACGGCGGCCTCGATCCCGACACGGCCGCCGAGATCTCCGCCCACGGCCCCGAGGTGGTCCGCACATGA
- a CDS encoding HPr family phosphocarrier protein, which produces MASKNVTIASSVGLHARPASMFVQAATATGLPVTIAKEGGDPVDARSILAVMALGAKHGDVVTLSAEGEGAESKLDELVALLSRDLDAE; this is translated from the coding sequence ATGGCCTCCAAGAACGTCACCATCGCCTCGTCCGTCGGCCTGCACGCCCGGCCGGCCTCGATGTTCGTCCAGGCCGCGACGGCGACCGGGCTTCCCGTCACCATCGCCAAGGAGGGCGGCGACCCGGTCGACGCCCGCTCCATCCTCGCCGTGATGGCCCTCGGCGCCAAGCACGGCGACGTCGTCACCCTGTCCGCCGAGGGCGAGGGCGCAGAGAGCAAGCTCGACGAGCTCGTCGCGCTGCTGTCCCGCGACCTCGACGCCGAGTGA
- the pfkB gene encoding 1-phosphofructokinase: protein MILTLTPNPSVDRTITVARLERGAVQRASDSRMDPGGKGINVSRALAAHGTETVAVLPVGGPHGVIMTDLLREIDLSVETVPVAEGIRANVGVVEPDGTTTKVNEQGPHLSPEEVAGLLAAVDRHADRRLTWLVGCGSLPPGLDGDFYADLVRRGHAAGARVAIDSSGPAMVAAVAAGPDLIKPNDEELEELVGRRLPTVGDVVEACRDLIAGGVGSVVVSLGSKGALLVTADEVAHARATITDPLSTVGAGDSLLAGYLHALSHGDTPATALRTAVAFGSAAVCLPGTEVPGPDQVRAMHVEVVEPVDLALPL from the coding sequence ATGATCCTGACCCTCACCCCCAACCCCAGCGTCGACCGCACGATCACGGTCGCCCGCCTCGAGCGCGGCGCCGTCCAGCGCGCCTCGGACTCCCGGATGGACCCGGGCGGCAAGGGCATCAACGTCTCCCGGGCGCTGGCTGCCCACGGCACCGAGACCGTGGCCGTCCTGCCCGTCGGCGGGCCCCACGGCGTGATCATGACCGACCTGCTGCGCGAGATCGACCTGTCCGTCGAGACCGTCCCGGTCGCCGAGGGCATCCGGGCCAACGTCGGCGTCGTCGAGCCGGACGGCACCACCACCAAGGTCAACGAGCAGGGTCCGCACCTGAGCCCCGAGGAGGTCGCCGGCCTGCTGGCCGCGGTGGACCGCCACGCCGACCGCAGGCTCACCTGGCTCGTCGGGTGCGGGTCCTTGCCCCCCGGCCTGGATGGCGACTTCTACGCCGACCTGGTCCGCCGCGGGCACGCCGCCGGCGCCCGGGTCGCCATCGACTCCAGCGGACCGGCCATGGTCGCGGCCGTCGCGGCCGGACCCGACCTGATCAAGCCCAACGACGAGGAGCTGGAGGAGCTCGTGGGCCGCCGTCTGCCCACCGTCGGCGACGTCGTCGAGGCGTGTCGCGACCTGATCGCGGGCGGCGTCGGCTCGGTCGTGGTCAGCCTCGGGAGCAAGGGCGCCCTGCTGGTCACCGCCGACGAGGTCGCCCACGCCCGGGCCACCATCACCGACCCCCTCTCGACCGTCGGAGCGGGTGACTCGCTGCTGGCGGGCTACCTGCACGCGCTGTCCCACGGGGACACCCCGGCCACCGCCCTGCGGACCGCCGTGGCGTTCGGCTCCGCCGCGGTCTGCCTGCCCGGCACCGAGGTGCCCGGACCGGACCAGGTCCGCGCCATGCACGTCGAGGTCGTCGAGCCCGTCGACCTCGCCCTCCCTCTCTGA
- a CDS encoding PTS sugar transporter subunit IIA: MSLITEKQVVLDLTGTDRAEATRILGQTLVAEGRVTDLDGFLEDVRRREEQMATGLPGGIAIPHCRSAHVTEPSLVFGRSREGIDWGAEDGPATLMFMIAAPEGGGEDHLKILALLARKLMRAEFKESLRRAQTPAEVVQIVRTEVEQ, encoded by the coding sequence ATGTCCCTCATCACCGAGAAGCAGGTCGTCCTGGACCTCACCGGCACCGACCGCGCCGAGGCCACCCGCATCCTCGGCCAGACCCTCGTCGCCGAGGGCCGGGTCACCGACCTGGACGGCTTCCTGGAGGACGTCCGTCGCCGCGAGGAACAGATGGCCACCGGTCTGCCCGGCGGCATCGCCATCCCCCACTGCCGTTCCGCCCACGTCACCGAGCCGTCCCTGGTCTTCGGTCGTTCCCGCGAGGGCATCGACTGGGGCGCCGAGGACGGCCCGGCCACGCTGATGTTCATGATCGCGGCCCCGGAGGGCGGCGGCGAGGACCACCTCAAGATCCTGGCCCTGCTCGCCCGCAAGCTGATGCGCGCCGAGTTCAAGGAGTCCCTGCGGCGCGCCCAGACCCCGGCGGAGGTCGTCCAGATCGTCCGCACGGAGGTCGAGCAGTGA
- a CDS encoding PTS fructose transporter subunit IIC, translating into MRFVGVTSCPTGIAHTYMAAEALEQAAKAAGHKMVVETQGSAGSDPLDPAVIAAADGVILAHDLEVKDAARFAGKPTIDVGVKRAVSDSPALVAEIERLVAERRAEAAAGTPASGTTPAATPAVGATVAGAREPDRVGTGTKVRQWLMTGVSYMIPFVAAGGILIALGFMLATVAAGKSGVIDVTAFTFDVGDPKTPVLQNVFEPGSLMHWAALLFWIGKAAFAFLVPVLSGYIAYGIADRPGLVPGFAGGAIAMSMGAGFLGGIVTGFLAGFVARWIAGWQVPKGLRGVMPVMVVPLLSTLITGAAMVLLLGRPIKALMDALTDALNGMTGSNAVLLGLILGLMMGFDLGGPVNKVAYTFGTTGLATAGAAMDAPQLKIMAAVMGAGMVAPWGLALATALRPRLFTKAEQENGRACWLLGASFISEGAIPFAAADPGRIIPASMVGSGLAGGMIMAFGCTSRAPHGGLWVTPLIGNWLMFLLAVVAGAAVTAGLVIALKGAARTAKVETPATAGAVAG; encoded by the coding sequence GTGAGGTTCGTCGGTGTGACGAGCTGCCCGACGGGCATCGCGCACACCTACATGGCGGCCGAGGCGTTGGAGCAGGCCGCCAAGGCCGCCGGCCACAAGATGGTGGTAGAGACCCAGGGCTCCGCGGGCTCCGACCCGCTCGACCCGGCGGTCATCGCGGCCGCCGACGGCGTGATCCTCGCCCACGACCTCGAGGTCAAGGACGCGGCCCGGTTCGCCGGCAAGCCGACCATCGACGTCGGCGTCAAGCGCGCCGTCTCCGACTCCCCCGCCCTCGTCGCCGAGATCGAGCGGCTCGTCGCCGAGCGCCGGGCCGAGGCCGCGGCAGGCACACCCGCGAGCGGGACCACACCCGCCGCCACGCCCGCCGTCGGGGCGACCGTGGCGGGTGCCCGCGAGCCCGACCGGGTCGGGACGGGCACCAAGGTCCGCCAGTGGCTGATGACCGGCGTGTCGTACATGATCCCCTTCGTCGCCGCCGGTGGCATCCTCATCGCCCTCGGCTTCATGCTCGCGACCGTGGCCGCGGGCAAGAGCGGGGTGATCGACGTCACCGCCTTCACCTTCGACGTGGGCGACCCGAAGACCCCCGTCCTGCAGAACGTCTTCGAGCCCGGGTCGCTGATGCACTGGGCCGCGCTGCTGTTCTGGATCGGCAAGGCCGCCTTCGCGTTCCTCGTCCCGGTCCTGTCCGGCTACATCGCCTACGGCATCGCGGACCGACCGGGCCTGGTGCCCGGCTTCGCCGGCGGCGCCATCGCCATGTCCATGGGCGCGGGCTTCCTCGGCGGCATCGTCACCGGATTCCTCGCCGGCTTCGTCGCCCGCTGGATCGCGGGCTGGCAGGTCCCCAAGGGCCTGCGCGGCGTCATGCCCGTGATGGTCGTCCCGCTGCTGTCCACCCTGATCACCGGGGCGGCGATGGTCCTGCTGCTGGGACGCCCGATCAAGGCGCTGATGGACGCGCTCACCGACGCGCTCAACGGCATGACCGGCTCCAACGCCGTGCTGCTCGGCCTCATCCTGGGTCTGATGATGGGCTTCGACCTGGGCGGTCCGGTCAACAAGGTCGCCTACACCTTCGGCACCACCGGCCTGGCGACGGCCGGGGCCGCGATGGACGCGCCGCAGCTCAAGATCATGGCGGCCGTCATGGGCGCCGGCATGGTGGCGCCCTGGGGCCTCGCCCTCGCCACCGCCCTGCGCCCGCGCCTGTTCACCAAGGCCGAGCAGGAGAACGGCAGGGCCTGCTGGCTGCTCGGTGCGTCTTTCATCTCCGAGGGGGCCATCCCCTTCGCCGCCGCGGACCCGGGCCGCATCATCCCGGCCTCCATGGTCGGGTCCGGCCTCGCCGGTGGCATGATCATGGCCTTCGGCTGCACCAGCCGGGCCCCGCACGGAGGCCTGTGGGTCACGCCCCTCATCGGCAACTGGCTGATGTTCCTGCTGGCCGTCGTGGCCGGCGCTGCCGTGACGGCGGGGCTGGTCATCGCTCTCAAGGGCGCAGCCCGCACGGCGAAGGTCGAGACGCCCGCCACCGCGGGTGCTGTCGCCGGCTGA
- a CDS encoding bifunctional GNAT family N-acetyltransferase/acetate--CoA ligase family protein gives MSEQRGSLGPGRLGVSDPSAWEADVVLRDGSVCHLRPIRPQDRAGIQAFHARQSAESIYLRFFAPVKEISDKDLTRFTEVDQLSRVALVATVREEIIGIGRYDVVTPGVAEVAFNISDHAQGKGIGSVLLEHLAAIGQELGVEEFVADVLPQNRRMMRVFTDAGYEVRHHFDDGVIAVSFQIRPTERSELVRLSREHRAEAESIKAVVEPASVVVVGASPRVEALGHLVLDDILQGSYAGRLHAVHPTATQVLGVPCHPTVTAIGEPVDLAVVCVPADAVLDVVDDCVAAGVRALVVASDGFAEAGPEGLERQRELLRRAHAGGMRVVGPNTIGIANTDLGLNATVTQHLPRAGGLGLFAQSGALGVALLAAVDGRGLGMSVFASAGNRADVSGNDLMQYFIDHEGTRAVGMHLESVGNPRKFSRIARQLAAVKPVVVVKAGHSGYAVPPGHTVRQARVPRGAFDSMMAQAGVMRVESIAELCDVAALVAAQPLPQGRRVAVVGNAHALGALTADACLARGLEVTHGPVSLAPEATAEEFGQALHAALDDEDVDAVLTSFIPPLVTADETVVEAVAAIATDAPKPVLSTFLGMRLGDAASRAAPGLAGGFPIYAMPEDAVRALDQVSRYAAWRQADKGERLTYDDVDRHAAFAVVDAVLQDCPEGRALTDDEAARLLAAYGIDVWRRIRVRTPEEAVAAADLVGRPVVVKSVSQVLRHTPGLGALRLDLDDDEDVVEAVEHLEARFASVGDPALVVQRMAEPGVACVVGSVEDPLFGPVVSFSVAGTPTDLLEDVAHRIPPLTDVDVADLVRSVRASPLLAGHRGAQPVDLDALHEVVGRVSLLADDFPEVAALELNPVSARAGGVDVLGADVTVAPPALRTDADRRAMPT, from the coding sequence ATGAGCGAGCAGCGCGGCAGCCTCGGACCTGGTCGGCTGGGGGTCTCCGACCCCTCCGCGTGGGAGGCGGACGTGGTGCTGCGGGACGGCTCCGTGTGCCACCTGCGCCCGATCCGGCCGCAGGACCGCGCGGGGATCCAGGCCTTCCACGCGCGACAGTCGGCGGAGTCGATCTACCTGCGCTTCTTCGCCCCCGTCAAGGAGATCAGCGACAAGGACCTGACCCGCTTCACCGAGGTGGACCAGCTGAGCCGGGTGGCCCTGGTCGCCACGGTGCGCGAGGAGATCATCGGGATCGGTCGCTACGACGTGGTGACGCCGGGCGTGGCCGAGGTGGCCTTCAACATCTCCGACCACGCGCAGGGCAAGGGCATCGGGTCGGTGCTGCTGGAGCACCTGGCCGCGATCGGGCAGGAGCTGGGCGTCGAGGAGTTCGTCGCCGACGTGCTTCCGCAGAACCGCAGGATGATGCGGGTCTTCACCGACGCGGGCTACGAGGTCAGGCACCACTTCGACGACGGCGTCATCGCGGTGTCCTTCCAGATCCGCCCCACCGAGCGTTCCGAGCTGGTGCGGCTGTCCCGCGAGCACCGCGCCGAGGCCGAGAGCATCAAGGCGGTCGTGGAGCCGGCGTCGGTCGTGGTGGTGGGGGCGAGCCCGCGGGTCGAGGCCCTCGGGCACCTGGTGCTGGACGACATCCTGCAGGGGTCCTACGCCGGCCGCCTCCACGCGGTGCACCCCACCGCCACCCAGGTGCTCGGCGTCCCCTGCCACCCCACGGTGACGGCGATCGGCGAGCCGGTCGACCTGGCCGTGGTGTGCGTGCCCGCGGACGCGGTGCTGGACGTCGTGGACGACTGCGTCGCCGCCGGGGTCCGGGCGCTGGTCGTCGCGTCCGACGGCTTCGCCGAGGCGGGCCCCGAGGGGCTGGAGCGGCAGCGGGAGCTGCTGCGGCGGGCCCACGCCGGCGGGATGCGCGTGGTCGGGCCCAACACCATCGGCATCGCCAACACCGACCTCGGGCTCAACGCCACGGTGACGCAGCACCTGCCGCGGGCCGGCGGGCTGGGGCTCTTCGCCCAGAGCGGGGCCCTCGGGGTCGCGCTGCTCGCGGCCGTGGACGGCCGTGGGCTCGGGATGTCGGTGTTCGCGTCGGCGGGCAACCGCGCGGACGTCTCCGGCAACGACCTGATGCAGTACTTCATCGACCACGAGGGCACCCGGGCCGTCGGCATGCACCTGGAGTCGGTCGGCAACCCGCGCAAGTTCTCCCGGATCGCCCGCCAGCTCGCCGCCGTCAAGCCCGTCGTCGTGGTCAAGGCCGGGCACTCCGGGTATGCCGTCCCGCCGGGTCACACGGTCCGCCAGGCGCGGGTGCCGCGGGGGGCCTTCGACTCGATGATGGCCCAGGCCGGCGTGATGCGGGTGGAGTCCATCGCCGAGCTGTGCGACGTCGCCGCACTGGTCGCGGCCCAGCCGCTGCCGCAAGGACGGCGGGTGGCCGTCGTCGGCAACGCGCACGCCCTGGGCGCGCTCACCGCGGACGCCTGCCTCGCCCGCGGCCTCGAGGTCACCCACGGCCCGGTCTCCCTGGCTCCCGAGGCCACCGCCGAGGAGTTCGGCCAGGCGCTGCACGCGGCCCTGGACGACGAGGACGTCGACGCCGTCCTCACGAGCTTCATCCCCCCGCTGGTCACGGCGGACGAGACCGTCGTCGAGGCGGTGGCCGCCATCGCGACCGATGCCCCCAAGCCGGTCCTCAGCACCTTCCTGGGGATGCGGCTCGGCGACGCCGCCAGCCGCGCCGCCCCCGGGCTCGCGGGCGGCTTCCCGATCTATGCCATGCCCGAGGACGCGGTGCGGGCGCTCGACCAGGTCAGCCGGTATGCCGCCTGGCGGCAGGCCGACAAGGGGGAGCGGCTCACCTACGACGACGTCGACCGGCACGCGGCCTTCGCGGTCGTCGACGCGGTGCTCCAGGACTGTCCCGAGGGCCGGGCCCTCACCGACGACGAGGCAGCCCGCCTGCTCGCGGCATACGGCATCGACGTCTGGCGCCGGATCCGCGTCCGCACGCCCGAGGAGGCCGTCGCCGCCGCCGACCTGGTCGGCCGCCCGGTGGTCGTGAAGTCCGTCTCCCAGGTGCTGCGCCACACCCCGGGGCTCGGGGCCCTGCGCCTGGACCTGGACGACGACGAGGACGTGGTGGAGGCGGTGGAGCACCTGGAGGCGCGGTTCGCCTCGGTGGGGGACCCGGCACTCGTGGTCCAGCGGATGGCCGAGCCCGGCGTGGCCTGCGTGGTCGGCTCGGTGGAGGACCCGCTGTTCGGACCCGTCGTGAGCTTCTCGGTGGCGGGCACCCCCACCGACCTGCTGGAGGACGTGGCGCACCGGATCCCACCGCTCACCGACGTCGACGTGGCCGACCTGGTGCGCTCGGTGCGGGCCTCGCCCTTGCTGGCCGGGCACCGCGGCGCCCAGCCCGTCGACCTGGACGCGCTGCACGAGGTCGTCGGGCGGGTCAGCCTGCTGGCCGACGACTTCCCGGAGGTGGCCGCGCTCGAGCTCAACCCGGTGAGCGCCCGCGCCGGTGGGGTGGACGTGCTGGGCGCCGACGTGACCGTGGCACCGCCCGCCCTGCGGACCGACGC